The genomic window TCTTCCCCTTCCTCGACTTCTGCCTTTTCCTCTAGAAGAATGAGTTGAAGCCTTCAAAGCCTGCTTCGTTGAGGCAAaagttttgttcatcttctatTCATGGACCAATAAGGAACTCTAGAGTTCATCAAGGGTGAGTGCATCAATGTCATTGGATTCTTCAATTGAGTAGACAACCCAATCATACTTTGGTGATAATGACCACATCATCTTCTCAACAATGGCTATGTCATCCATCTTCTCACCATAAAATTGCATATTATTCACGATTCCCATGGTTCGTGCATAATAGTTTGTAACAGACTCACCATCCTTCATCTGAAGAACCTTAAAGTCCCTCAACAAGGCTTGGAGTTATGCACGCTTCACTCTGGAAGAACCTTGATATTTTGTCTTCATGGAGTCCCAAATATATTTGGAATTTTCTTTGCAAAGAATAATTTCCAGTATCGAACGATCAATAGCTTGGAATAagtaattatttgtttttaaatctTTCAACTTCAACCTCTTCATGTCATTTTGATGTGCTTCTGTAAGCCTTTCTCCATCTGTTGGTGTTGCTACACTGTGATCAATGACCTGCCAATATTCCTTGGCCCGCAAGAAGTTCTCCATCAGCATGCTCCAATGATCATAGTGGCCATCAAAATATGAAATAACTGGCTGTACAATTTTCAGAAGCCATAGGAGGACCACAAACTTTTTGCTCTCACCTAAAATACTATTCTTTTACCTGGTTATGATACCACTATTAACTTACTAAAAGAGATAGCAGTAAGatgaaaataataaaggaaagggaaaataagatgattacataatttattcataacCTCAAGAGCCTATTATATAGGCAATTACTTaacgaaaaaaaagaagaaaagaaattaggCACTAACAGAATAAGACTTATAATAGGACTTTTAACAATTAAGGAAAAATCTAAATCAAATAAACCCATGATCTGCAACCACTAAATTCCTAATGTGCAGCAATTACATGCCTAGAAACAAGGATAACAACATATTTTATTAacatttctaaggttcaaacatgTGTTCTATGTTGAGAGTACAATGTGTCTTAATATTGCATCCAACGTTTGTTggttattataaaaatttgatatgtAGCAAAAAAAGTAAGCATTTGTGGAGGGGACATTGCAATATAAACCCCTTTgccttttttaaataattttttgtggTTGCaagttatattttcataataagtcCTTTCAATTTacttatattcaataatttaacttataattttatatgataaaccactgtaaatttttaaaatctttttaaatttatcacacttttttaaaaattaaatacattattaaaataaaaatagatacaaTGTTACAACAAATTATTTAGTgatcataatatttaaatttaattaaaaatctaagttgattaattaataattaaaattaagttagaagctatatataaaaatagaatttcatACAAcctactattataatatttatatttttaaaatattttctatttaaattcaatctaatatcaattattatgttttttttgtatcattatattctaattttgtaatcatattattaataaaatcgtacaaaattcatgaatttttaaaaaattttaaatataattaatgcaTATAACGGGTAAAAAAAACtagtatatatattaaaccattgctgaaattaataataaagaaaaaaacaaaggtggaaaatttgaaattattaaaataagaaatacatGTTAAATATTTTTGGAGTTCTTAACGTGTGAAGTCAAAGTGTGAAGGGAAACGACCATGTCCCACACCACAATCCACCTTGGTGAGCTTGTCTCACCACACTACATTCTAGGCCTACTACACCTAAATTTATAGCCAATtacaaattattttcttttatttgattaaatttttttccataaatatatgagctataaataaaacaattcaaattGCTTTGTCACAGTCGACGAGCACAATTAAATTTCTCTAATTATCACACCTAATATTTGTTTGACTTCCAAATTTCTTAGCTATTCACTTGAGAGAGAAGAGTGTTCTTTTAAATTATCATTTATAaccatattaattattatcaacacttaatttaattcagaTTAAATTTACTtagaataaatttgaatttttttatcattaaaccAAAACTTCATTGATATATTTACAGAAAAATaggtattaaaattaaattaattataggtaaattttctaaataattaatcatcaaattttaaaatttcattattatttcaatgaaaaGTTAAATGTCAAATAGTAAAATAGTtcattaaaatttcaaacataataagagaaaagaaataattCCGAGTTAATAACTTATTGGTAGGGTATTTACTTTTTCTAAGAAAGGCTTATAGGTACTAAGAATTTTCAAATTGgaacttacaatttcacacataatataaaattaatagtaaaatttaaccgAACTGATTTAATTACTATCATTTGAGTAatggttaaaatttttcaaaaattaaattcataatttaaactaataagaaattcaGACAAAAAAACTTTTTCCATAATTTCCAAAATGTTTTAcaaattaaagtaataaacaatatacatattgcaaaaaaaaattctaacaagATTGGTTttcccaaaaaaaaatcaatacaaatCTGAAatacagaaagaaaaaaaaagggatatTTATCTTCACTTGTTCAAATATTTCCCTATACTGCACTGTTTGATTTAATCATGGTTGGGTTTATCTACAATCTCCGATTGATCAATCCATAAACGGTGACAAGAGCAACGATTAGGGAATGATCCATACAGGGTTCCACCTCCAAAGCTAATACATCCTCTCCTAACACCACCCCACTTGAGACCTGCTTTTGCTTCACCTGCATTTCATTTACCATTCACAATCCTTAAATCgtttttattgaatattttttcTGTGAAAATAAATAGCTTTCATTGTTGGTGCTTACCTCTGCTACAATATCTCCAGATATGTTGAGCATCTTAAACCCTTGGTTCTTGAGACCTAACCTCACTATCCAGTACGTGTTAAACCCCACAGTAACCTGACAAGCTATTTCTCTCCGGACAATACTGTAGCACTTCTTAACTGTAAAGCATGGCTGTTCCTTGTTTGTGCCCACTCTATACCCGTTCCAACATCCAAAGATTTGAAGCTTCTGCAatagtattattttcatttaataaaaacaaGAACAATACAGTAAATTGAAATCTCAAGTTTCTTTATATGCAGTAGTACCTTGCTTAGTATAGAATAGAGGATACTGCCCTGCAGGTCCATGAGTTGAACCTCACAGCCACCTTTGCTGTCGTAGTTTTCGACACGATATACGATGTCACCTTTGGAATCGAAAACGGTGCAACCATTGGTGTGGCATACCAGTGATTTCATCCAAACGGTGAATGTTTGTCTTCCAGCTGGAGATGGATCTGAAACGGATGCTTGAGGATGAACCTTATTAGCCATCAATGGAGAAACTAAGAAACTTAAATTTGATGTAAAACTTTAAAGATGATATATTGAGAGAAACACCAGCCCacaggttatatatatatactccatGGAACTTGTAAGTttgggataatataatttttggcccccaattaaatttatttttatctttaaatttgaaaattataaaaatttaataatgtgATACTTTTGATAATGTCAtcacttgaaattttaaaaaaaattataaattttcagtTAATGATGTGGTACAAACTTAAAGTGTTACATATAATGTTCTAATAATCTGACCAACGGTTGAACATTTCAGGCCACTGGTTCTCGATTCAATCGAATTAATCAGTTCAACTACTAGACcaacaacaaataaataaataaataaaattcataattttttaaaaaaaattaataaattcattaaaCCAGTTCAACTATTGATTTTTTGTCCCCtttcttttatcaattttgtTTAAATCAATATACCAATTGATTCTTGATCCATTCGGTTCGACTGACCAATCCAACCATGTTTCAAAAATATTAGTCATATAATCAAATATTGATAGAatccaaatttaaaaactaaaatagatCTAGTTATTAAGTTTATGTACCAAAATGAGCCTATTTACCAAATTTAAAGAGTAAAAATTATATAATccatatttaaaaaatcaatgcaATGTGACAGCCATGGGTTCACATAAAATAATTGTAAGGAAAAAAGAAGATATAAGCTTCTCAAGGAAAAGGTACTTTAAATGGTTCTTAAAAAAGGTAGTGATGAAACTATATGAGGAGTTGAAGGTTCAAGGAAGAGCGACTGATGTAGGGAATATGTATGTATGCGAGTGAAAGCACGTTTAAAGCATGggtgtttgaataaaaaatagGGTTTGTTTACAGGGGAAAGATCTCAGCAGTTTTGACCATATCTCTATTTATAATTTCAAGTTTCTTCAAACTCTAATATATTGGTTGATgtcatgaatttttaaaaaacataaaattaataagACTTTACATTATGTTTTTGTTTCAAGTTTCTATCTTCAGTCATATCCTTATCCATTCAGTTCAactatatatgttatttttaaaaaattattttatgtttcattgaaattgagtttaattatacatgaattacaatgttaatttgttatatatatatatatttaggattttatttttctttttgaagaatATATTTAGGATTTTAATTATCAGACAATTGACCATTACACTTTAATTAGGAATCTAGggatacttttaattaattaagtgtagCAATTAATATATAGATCGGGTTGGGCTAATCGAGGTGTAGTTAACTTAATtcgagaagaagagaaaaaaaaacgtGATAATCTATATATtctgattaatttaataataatttctttaATACATGTATGTTCCGTATACATATACTTAAATCATATCCAACGTGGCAAAGGAACATTTCAAATTAGATGAGAAGGAATATGAACAgcttttttgaataattttttgtttatcaaATTGCTATTTTTAAGACAGCACCTGAAACTACCTATGGTTCTTCCTAACTTTTAAATgtgaggataatgcacttcaatgCATTCGAAATTACGTCCTCCTGTACTGACAATAATATCTATaccaattgagttaagactcaatcgacttcgtttttaaataattaaagataaataaattgtattttttaatatctCTAGTATATGCTCAAGAGATTccacatgtatatgtatacatatttggTATAACGTGATTGCTCAAACTTGTCTTAAAGTCACGTAGAAAGCAAGAAATGACTCTAAAATCAACTTAGATAAATGAttgtttaagtttatttaaacatTGACAATCATATGTCCAAGTTCATTATggacattatttttaataatttttaaataatttcttataaattttaaataaaattctatAACTTTTAGAATTATTTGAAGAATCATGTCCAAAATGAATCTAAATAACTATTTGTCCAAGTTCATTTGAAATGGACAACATTTGTGTAACTTCATCTTGAAGGTGAATTTTTAGATAGTTATTAAAAACTTTAttcatttttgagttttttttttaattttaaatatttgcttGTGCGACACATTTTGCCACATCATCATGAGACACTTGTGGCACATTACGTGTCATTATCTGGTCGCTTTGTCAATCTCGTCATCACTTAAATAtagaaattaataatttttttaacagaatgaccagTCTGctatttgatctaatatataatgACTAATTTACCTGTTTTTGGTAGAGAGTAAAGTGCAACCCACCTCTTAGTACAGAAGTCTTcatagtatttttatttaatcctACTCATCTTTTAATTTCACATCacttatgtaaaaaaaaattgaaaaatccaaatcatcatataacagcataaatgaataaaaactttaaaggataatcaatttacactttttttttcaatcataCAATATCTAATTTACCCAAAAGATAAAATACAACCTCCTAATATACCTAAAACCAAACATTTGTTTGTTTAATTGCTAATAGAGTATACATGTATAAAAAGAAGCTAATGGAGTAATGATGACAGATATAGAAAATGCCCCAATATAAAAAGCCCGTGACAGTCCAATACATTTACAAACGGGCCAAACTTATctgggctttaattattattttttattttattaaagagAAGGATGGTTCAGAGATTGGATCTTCactataattttcaatattaaaaaaaaaacgaagAGAGGATTTTATGTTGATGACAATGATGCGGAGCATTGTTATGTGAGGCATATGAATTCCAACAAAGAATGCCACAAAAGGGAAATGAggttgttgtttttttatttaacgCAAATGGCAACCTAAACTAATCCTTTATCATTGGTGTTAACTGTCAACTAAGCAGCTCGGTTATTGATGGAAATTAAAAAGCATACAAATATCtttttataaaatgtttttgcctaataataacatttttattcattattaaaCACATAGTTCgagaagtaataaaatgtacttgTTTTTGCCTATTTCTCAAAATGTTTAATGTTGTTGACTTAAAGTCTTGAAATTCATCCTCAACTTTTAATTCGATATCTATGGACCGTGCTTTATGTTTTTCTGTTAATCACTGGTTGCACACTACATTTTAGCTAACCTGATTCGTAGAggcgaaatttgaaaaaaattttaaggaatcggaattaaattgtaatttttataataacaaaattgtaatttcatcattttaatacgatatatttttataatttttaaaatattaaatcaaatttttattatttttaagggagtcaaaaatataattttactattttaaaagacaaatttttttttatagtaacCAGCTACGCCCCTGCTGAGTTGTGACTAGTCAAAgtttctttttcactttcttttgtGTTTTGTACCATTAGTTTTAAGGTACACTTGGCTATCTGATATATATACTGTTTTAGAGATAAAATGGAAATAAACTTAGGTACGCACCATAgcacataaatatttatttcttatatGTCTCATTAAATGCAATGGtttaatgtaaaaatagaaaaaaaaaagttttatatgTCAGAATATTTGgctattatatataataattataataaaaaaaacaatctcTTTGAAtatattcttttgatttttgcgttaaaaaattaataatttaagaaattttaaataacTTCATATAAGTAGTAAACTTACATAGGATATGCaaacacatttatattttttattttcatcctaaaaagtttaaactaaattaaaattgatacaaattgatagtATTAACTACCaagattttaaaagttaaaaattatattgttatatttattttatttttatttttaatgacaATATTTTGAATGATTACAAAATttgtaattatattaataaataaataaaatatattttaattcatatataacACTAAACTAGAcccattaattaaataatagataattgtgataattatattcaaattcaattattaaattgtTGTGGAAATCTAGAAAAAGTTACAATGAATTTAATGCTTACCTCCGAAACAGACAAGTTTGAAGGTTGAGATTCAAACAAAAAACTAGTGGAATGCAGAGCAATATGTAAAATGGATCCCAGGCATATACTACCATTTTAAAATTCTCCTAATTCGATAGCTTTGTATAAGCTGATGCCAGAAAATTTGTCTGCAACTGAAGTTTTGCAGCTATGGCTGACCATGGAACTAAGTTAGGTTCATAATCATCTTCATCTTTATCGTCATCCTcattatttaattgttttgtatCGGCTACCATCAACTTGTTTGCTttcacataaattttttttaatgtaaatcaTGATACATGATTGGTTCTTCCTTAAACAAAAAGTTTCCTCTTATAGTGGCCAGAATAAGGCTGCTCTTTATCGTCATTATTTCTGTATGCTTGTGTTCTTAGCTTAGGTAATGCTGGAATATTGCAGATGTAATGAAGCATTATCAAGCATGGGTTGTAGAATTATTTTAGTGCTCAACATTGTCTttgcatattattattattgaaatcaaACAGGGAAGTAATTTTTAAGACAGATTTGAACCTGATATTAACTGAGTTTAAACTTTAAACCTCTACATGATTTCATAAACTCAAAGCATAGATTTCTGCATTTCATCAACATCTgtactagaaaaaaaaaaccagcaGGTAAAAAACCCCCAAAAAACGTAGTAGACCAAGCAAAATGAAAGGTGGTAATAATAATTTGAGTAGCGTATTATTGGCATGTTTATTAGTATAGCTATACAAGCTTCAAATTTTGATAATCATTTCTTTTCATCCTTCTTTTCGtctttcttttcatctttcttgtCGTCTTTTTTGTcatctttcttctcttctttagCAGGTCCCACTGTAACAATGTCTACTTTCCCTATTTTCTTGAGTTTTTTGGCAATGGCAACCGTGTCCATCTCCCCTATGACTATCAACTTTTGCTCCTTCACATCTGCCGCGATTGAATCAACCCCTGTTCATCACCCAAACACATAATGTTTCATCAAATCAAGTTAGACCCAGAAAAAGGGGGTGTTTTCTTGATTACTATTACCATATATGTTGGCCACAGCCTCTATAGCTTTCTTTTTTGTCTTTTCATCATTCATGGTCATGATTTTCAATACCACCTTCTGCAAATTCAAAGACTAAAAGCATTTAACCAAAAAAGAAATACAGTTCTAAAGAGAAAACTGATTCTAAAGGGAAACCAAAGTACCTGCGCCGCCATGTGAGAATACTGAACCAGGAATTCAAGGATATGCAAGACAAAACTAAGTTACGGTTTTAATGAAGCTAAGCCTGTTGCATATTTATAAGTAGGACTGCTGTAACAATGGCTTACATCAGCCATTATGAACAATGACTGGACTTTTTCGTCCTTTTCTTACAAATGTTGATCCTATTCATCCAACGATGTATGAATTTAAAACATCCCacttaatttctctatagtattTGTTGCTGTTCAAGCCATAGCTGCCATCATACCAATAATTAGAACTgttctatattatttttattttggcttAGGTTCTGTGTTGCTAACAGTAGTCCAAACCGACATCCATTGAAGCCATTAttggaagcttagtaagctctcTAAAAACACACAACGCTTTGACAAAATGAATCATGGAAACGACATTGCCGCGAACAAGACAACAAAGATGTTGCTGTCATTTGCTGACTCTTTGTAGCCACGGGCCGAATGAGTCGAAGTATTCACACTGAATAGGGAAGATGAAGTAATGGGATTGTTATTAGATTGGATTAATgtgatttggaaatgaattaattttaatctaGAAAACAATGTAGGTGTTTGACTTATCAGACTTGCATTACATATGGTATGGACCCacctaaaatttcaattttctctctcttataatatgaaaaaaaatctgGGCCACCTTATGTCTTCAAGTAGTTGTCACCTTAATAATGTTTTTACCCAACTTGGGCTCTTCTCCGTCCCTCAGCAGTCAGCCCTCAGAACCCCCAAACTTATGGTAACCAAACGTACT from Gossypium hirsutum isolate 1008001.06 chromosome D12, Gossypium_hirsutum_v2.1, whole genome shotgun sequence includes these protein-coding regions:
- the LOC107947016 gene encoding protein LURP-one-related 4, giving the protein MANKVHPQASVSDPSPAGRQTFTVWMKSLVCHTNGCTVFDSKGDIVYRVENYDSKGGCEVQLMDLQGSILYSILSKKLQIFGCWNGYRVGTNKEQPCFTVKKCYSIVRREIACQVTVGFNTYWIVRLGLKNQGFKMLNISGDIVAEVKQKQVSSGVVLGEDVLALEVEPCMDHSLIVALVTVYGLINRRL
- the LOC107947017 gene encoding heavy metal-associated isoprenylated plant protein 12 gives rise to the protein MAAQKVVLKIMTMNDEKTKKKAIEAVANIYGVDSIAADVKEQKLIVIGEMDTVAIAKKLKKIGKVDIVTVGPAKEEKKDDKKDDKKDEKKDEKKDEKK